The Papaver somniferum cultivar HN1 chromosome 6, ASM357369v1, whole genome shotgun sequence genome segment ATGGAAAGGATGGTAGAAAATGTTGTCATGGATGTTTAGGTAGAGATTCCATTGCTTCAGCAGCTGCTTCAGTTGGTCCTGCTGTTGTCAATATATCTGTCTCACAAGGTCAGTATGTTTGGCTTACTATTGTGCAGATTACTTATCTTTGTTGTTGATCGACAAAGTTAGTTTTAGACATTGCAGGGATAGATTTTTTATTTTCGGGTATCTTTATGTTTTTCAAGGTTATCGAGGAATGGCGTTGGGGAAGAGTATAGGATCAGGAACTATTATTGATTCAGATGGTACAATCTTAACTTGTGCTCATGTCGTGGTAGACTTTCAGAGTACGAAAAAAGTCTCCAAAGGAAAGGTTCGCTTTTGATGCCCATTAGCATTTATTTAAGTTCAACTTAAGGTGTATAGATGTAGTTTTTTCGCTGATTGCTTGCAAGCTTTACATTAATTATTTTTGTGCCCGTATGGTAATTTGTCTGGACCTCGTATTCGAGTTATGTTTTCGGTTCTCTTGATTGTTTTCAATTTATGTACCGCAGGTTGATGTTACCTTGCAAGACGGACGAACATTCGAGGGTACCGTTGTCAATGCTGATCTTCATTCGGACATTGCCGTagttaaaatcaattctaaaacTCCTTTACCAGCAGCAAAGCTGGGTTCGTCAATTAAGATGCGTCCAGGGGATTGGGTGGTAGCAATGGGCTGCCCACTATCTTTACAAAATACTGTTACTGCTGGTATTGTCAGGTAGAGTATAAAATTCTTGAAAAAGTGATTCGGCATATCTCGTTATGAACATTTGCTTCCCCTATATATTTTTACACGCATCTTTCTGGTTTCCGCTTGGTATCTGGTGAAGCTGGTATGCAAACATTTAGATATAGACATTAGATATTTTATCTAGATGAATTACCAAATTTGAAGCAATCCTTGTTGAACAGTACCATCTGATATTACTTCTGGTTTTCTCATTGTCTTTTTGTTTAGTTGCGTTGATCGTAAAAGTAGTGATCTGGGTCTTGGAGGAATACGGAGAGAGTATTTACAGACTGATTGTGCAATTAATCAGGTATAAAGATCTTATACCCTGACAATTCTTCCTCCTTTAACCTTCGTAATATGTGATTGTATCATCTAAGAATTTTTATTTAATGCTGTATCGTTCCATGCCCTTATTCTTTTATAGGGTAATTCTGGGGGACCACTTGTCAATCTTGACGGAGAAGTTGTTGGAGTCAATATTATGAAGGTATTTGCTGCTGATGGTTTGAGCTTTGCTGTGCCAATCGACGCTGTCTCTAAAATTATAGAGCACTTCAAGAAAAATGGGTATTTTTTTTTCCTGACTTTATCATCCTACCCTTTTCAACAGTTTGGGATCGCAAAAGAAGTTCTAATTCTCATATGTTAGGATGATTTCTCAATCTTTGGTTGCAATCACTTCTTTTAATTAGCTATGTCGGAATGGATATAATCCATTGCAGAGGATCGACCTAATGAAGGAGTTGAGTTATAACATGGCTATGAGGTTTGTCTAATATTTTAATATTGTATTCTAATATTTTGTAGGAGAGTTGTCCGACCTTGGCTTGGGTTGAAAATGCTTGATTTGAATGATATGATTGTAGCTCAGCTCAAGGAAAGAGATATTTCGTTTCCAAATGTTAGCAAGGGTGTGCTTGTACCGATGGTGAGTTTTATtgctctcttttcttcttttgttgtccTTCCATTTCTTTCATTGGAATCAAATGCATTTCGCAAAGGCCCATCAAATGTTTCACTGTCTTTTTACAAATGAAGCATGGTGGTCCACCTTCTTGATCTGACTTGAGATTTTTAACATCCAAACAGGTAACACCAGGGTCTCCTGCTGACCGTGCTGGATTTTGCCCTGGTGATATTGTCGTTGAATTCGATAACATCCCGATTTCAAGCATCACAGAGGTATGTCTGTTAATTGATTTATCTATTTGTAAAAGATGCTTCCTCTAATTAGCCACATGTAAAATCAAGCtccatcctctcgcaagaaagtTAGGTTTTGATCCTACATCTAATCTGCATATGACAACACAGATATGCATAAAATTTCCTGATCTTTTAGTTTACCACATGATATACCTCCATATAGTTGGTTAAAATTATTCAATATTGTAGCCATAACACCTTTCCACAAGATTTCAGGATGTTTCTTTTAGTTTTGGACGGTGAAGTCTGTTTTGTAAAAAATTATTAGAGAGATGGTTGGGGTGTATGACTGTTTAAGAATTTCATTCTGCAGATTATCGAAGCTATGGGGGACAAGGTTGGAAAGCCCTTGAAAGTGGTTGTGAAGAGAGGGAACAATAAGGTAGTGAATTTGA includes the following:
- the LOC113290163 gene encoding putative protease Do-like 14, translating into MKHLLKRLFQVSQSGFRRPNGRNSVLRIIALAAGTATGASLIGFDNGRGDFKTRISASISPQFSFPWLTKEELLPLGGDVALDKTWWKSGNSFSLLSPAWSNGLPDIKKEMSGEDGKDGRKCCHGCLGRDSIASAAASVGPAVVNISVSQGYRGMALGKSIGSGTIIDSDGTILTCAHVVVDFQSTKKVSKGKVDVTLQDGRTFEGTVVNADLHSDIAVVKINSKTPLPAAKLGSSIKMRPGDWVVAMGCPLSLQNTVTAGIVSCVDRKSSDLGLGGIRREYLQTDCAINQGNSGGPLVNLDGEVVGVNIMKVFAADGLSFAVPIDAVSKIIEHFKKNGRVVRPWLGLKMLDLNDMIVAQLKERDISFPNVSKGVLVPMVTPGSPADRAGFCPGDIVVEFDNIPISSITEIIEAMGDKVGKPLKVVVKRGNNKVVNLTVVPEEANPDS